A stretch of the Lycium ferocissimum isolate CSIRO_LF1 unplaced genomic scaffold, AGI_CSIRO_Lferr_CH_V1 ctg22570, whole genome shotgun sequence genome encodes the following:
- the LOC132043282 gene encoding protein RKD1-like — MGAGMWSGTSGGFGSSSQLLGRTENQELLSCDNNQEKIIITEKGKQRKEKMLSRETISKCFYMPINQATKELNIGVTLLKIRCRDLGIQRWPHRKLMSLQTLIKNVKKKNVKIFSIYKCYPCFDDEYLQELKRGEGNGMEQKWKDVIDSLEEEKKRMEEIPDMELEEKTKKLRQSCLRLTTKRKHGYGELRAF, encoded by the exons ATGGGTGCAGGGATGTGGAGCGGAACGAGCGGTGGATTCGGATCAAGTTCCCAATTACTTGGGAGAACGGAGAACCAAGAATTGTTGTCATGTGACAACAATCAAGAAAAGATAATTATAACGGAGAAAGGGAagcaaagaaaggaaaaaatgttATCTCGAGAAACAATTTCAAAGTGCTTTTACATGCCAATAAATCAAGCGACCAAGGAACTTAATATTGGGGTGACACTTTTGAAGATAAGATGTAGGGATTTGGGAATTCAAAGGTGGCCACATAGGAAGTTAATGAGTCTTCAAACACTAATCAAGAATGTTAAG AAAAAGAACGTTAAGATATTCTCTATATATAAATGTTACCCTTGTTTCGATGATGAATATTTGCAGGAATTGAAGAGGGGGGAAGGAAATGGTATGGAACAGAAGTGGAAGGATGTGATAGATTCATtagaggaagagaagaaaaggatgGAGGAAATCCCGGACATGGAACTtgaggagaaaacaaagaaattaaggcAATCTTGCTTGAGGCTAACCACGAAGAGAAAACATGGGTATGGCGAATTGCGGGCTTTTTGA